One stretch of Carettochelys insculpta isolate YL-2023 chromosome 20, ASM3395843v1, whole genome shotgun sequence DNA includes these proteins:
- the RPL38 gene encoding large ribosomal subunit protein eL38 gives MPRKIEEIKDFLLTARRKDAKSVKIKKNKDNVKFKVRCSRYLYTLVITDKEKAEKLKQSLPPGLAVKELK, from the exons ATG CCTCGCAAGATTgaagagatcaaagacttcttgCTTACGGCCAGGAGGAAGGATGCCAAAT CTGTAAAGATCAAGAAGAACAAAGACAATGTCAAATTCAAGGTGCGCTGCAGCCGGTATCTCTACACTTTGGTCATCACAGACAAGGAGAAGGCTGAGAAGCTAAAACAGTCCTTGCCGCCAG GTTTGGCTGTGAAGGAGCTGAAGTGa